A single region of the Indicator indicator isolate 239-I01 chromosome 3, UM_Iind_1.1, whole genome shotgun sequence genome encodes:
- the LRRC4 gene encoding leucine-rich repeat-containing protein 4, with the protein MKLLWQVTLHHHHRHRAWRAALVSYLTVHAWIFYVAAASPGPQSCPSVCSCTNQFSKVVCNRRGLAEVPPGIPSNTRYLNLMENNIQLIQADTFRHLHHLEVLQLGRNSIRQIEVGAFNGLASLNTLELFDNWLTVIPSGAFEYLSKLRELWLRNNPIESIPSYAFNRVPSLMRLDLGELKKLEYISEGAFEGLYNLKYLNLGMCNIKDMPNLTPLVGLEELEMSGNHFPEIKPGSFHGLKSLKKLWIMNSQINLIERNAFDDLTALVELNLAHNNLSSLPHDLFAPLRYLVELHLHHNPWDCDCDILWLSWWLREYIPTNSTCCGRCHAPLHMRGRFLVEVDQTSFQCSAPFIMDAPTDLNISEGRVAELKCRTPSMSSVRWLLPNGTVLSHASNHPRISVLNDGTLNFSHVLLTDTGLYTCMVTNVAGNSNASAYLNVSTAELNTSNYSFFTTVTVETTEVSPEEISPKFGKPVPTTSTGYQPAYTTTTTVLVQTTRTPKQVAVPTADSTDKMQTSLDEVMKTTKIIIGCFVAVTLLAAAMLIVFYKLRKRHQQRSTVTAARTVEIIQVDEDIPPSAAAAANTATNTSVAPAGGGGGAGGSSGEVLPTLHDHMNFTTYKAGGHGAHWTENSLGNSLHPPGTTLAEPPYIIQTHPKDKVQETQI; encoded by the exons ATGAAGCTCTTGTGGCAGGTAACtctgcaccaccacca TCGTCACCGGGCGTGGAGAGCAGCTTTGGTTTCCTACTTGACGGTCCACGCGTGGATCTTCTACGTGGCCGCCGCCTCTCCCGGCCCTCAGAGCTGTCCCTCCGTCTGTTCCTGCACCAACCAGTTCAGCAAGGTGGTTTGTAACCGGCGTGGCCTGGCCGAGGTGCCCCCGGGCATCCCCTCCAACACCCGGTATCTCAACTTGATGGAGAACAACATCCAGCTGATCCAAGCGGACACCTTCCGGCACTTGCATCACTTGGAGGTCCTCCAGTTGGGTCGGAACTCCATCAGGCAGATAGAAGTCGGGGCCTTCAACGGCTTGGCCAGCCTCAACACCTTGGAGCTCTTCGATAACTGGTTGACCGTCATCCCCAGCGGAGCTTTTGAGTACCTCTCCAAGCTGAGGGAGTTGTGGTTGAGGAACAACCCCATCGAGAGCATCCCCTCCTACGCCTTCAACCGGGTGCCCTCCCTCATGAGGTTGGACCTCGGGGAGCTGAAGAAGTTGGAGTACATCTCGGAAGGGGCTTTCGAAGGCTTGTACAACCTCAAGTATCTGAATCTGGGGATGTGCAACATCAAGGACATGCCCAACCTGACCCCTCTGGTGGGcttggaggagctggagatgtCGGGTAACCACTTCCCCGAGATCAAACCCGGCTCCTTCCACGGCCTCAAGTCCCTCAAGAAGCTCTGGATTATGAACTCTCAAATCAACCTGATCGAGAGGAACGCCTTCGACGACCTGACGGCCTTGGTGGAACTCAACCTGGCCCACAACAACCTCTCCTCCTTACCCCACGACCTCTTCGCTCCTCTGAGGTACTTGGTGGAGCTCCACCTGCACCACAACCCCTGGGACTGCGACTGCGACATCCTGTGGCTGTCTTGGTGGCTCCGGGAGTACATCCCCACCAACTCCACCTGCTGCGGGCGCTGCCATGCCCCGCTTCACATGAGGGGCAGGTTCCTGGTGGAGGTGGACCAAACCTCCTTCCAGTGCTCAGCGCCCTTCATCATGGACGCCCCCACGGACCTCAACATCTCCGAGGGGAGGGTGGCGGAGCTCAAGTGCCGGACTCCTTCCATGTCTTCGGTCAGGTGGCTGCTGCCCAACGGGACGGTGCTGAGCCACGCTTCCAACCACCCCCGGATCTCCGTCCTCAACGACGGCACCTTGAACTTCTCCCACGTCCTGCTGACGGACACCGGGCTCTACACCTGCATGGTGACCAACGTGGCCGGCAACTCCAACGCCTCGGCTTACCTCAACGTGAGCACCGCCGAGCTCAACACTTCCAACTACAGCTTCTTCACCACCGTCACGGTGGAGACCACCGAGGTCTCCCCGGAGGAGATCTCCCCCAAGTTCGGCAAGCCGGTTCCCACCACCTCCACCGGTTACCAACCGGcttacaccaccaccaccactgttcTGGTCCAGACCACCAGGACCCCGAAGCAGGTGGCCGTCCCCACCGCCGACTCGACCGACAAGATGCAAACCAGCTTGGACGAAGTGATGAAGACCACCAAGATCATCATCGGCTGCTTTGTGGCCGTCACCCTCTTGGCCGCCGCCATGCTCATCGTCTTCTACAAGCTCCGCAAGAGGCACCAACAGCGCAGCACCGTCACGGCCGCCAGGACGGTGGAGATCATCCAGGTGGATGAGGACATCCCACCCAGCGCGGCCGCCGCCGCCAACACCGCTACCAACACCTCGGTGGCGCCGGCGGGCGGTGGCGGCGGTGCCGGTGGCAGCTCAGGTGAGGTGTTGCCCACCCTCCACGACCACATGAACTTCACCACCTACAAAGCGGGGGGCCACGGGGCTCACTGGACAGAGAACAGTTTGGGCAACTCTTTGCACCCCCCCGGGACAACTCTGGCTGAGCCTCCCTATATAATCCAAACCCACCCTAAGGACAAGGTGCAGGAGACCCAAATATGA